TGTAGGTGGGCTAAGTGATCACAAAatacaggccctgattctgcagttgTGAATCACTATGCTTGTGTGGTGCCAATGGGTAGAGTTTGGGTGGAAAGCTGTTTTGAGATTTCAAAGATTTCCCACTGCACATTGGGATGAAACTGATCTTTTGACAtgtgttgccaaaaaaaaagtcagcagccAATAGACTGGTAgttggggcagtcacctgggatGACTTGGACATAAATCCAAGTTCATGGTGTGAATTaggcagagcagagatttgaaccaAGGTCTTCCACATTCTGGGTCTGAGTCCCAGTCACACCCATCCTGGATTTGAGAAGCCTTGATGAAAGTATCGTCAAAACTGACCTTTTCCTGTGAAAACATCCATTTTGATGAATCGGTAATTTCCAATGAAAAACCATTTAATCGAAAAATTCCTGACAAGCTGTACTACCAGTGCTCTGCAAAAGTGCAAATTCCACTTGTTTAGATCCAATGGAGAGTTGGGGCCATAGTTCATAATGGATTTTTGGATCTCCAGAATGAAAAGCACTAAAATATTAATGTAAATAATTATTGGCTGCTTAAGGTGGTGGTTTAATAAATATCTAGATATAGATATTTGTACATCTTAGTCATCTTTCCTGGGCATTAATAGTTTTAGTTGAAGGCTTTCTATCATCTTAAAAATCAGACTTTGGTCTGAAATTTTTTTACCTATTAGTACAAACACCACCTAAGATTACTATAATTAAAATGTCAGAAGAGCACTTTCTTCCCTGTTTTCTCATTTTGTACATTTGACAGCTTTTGTTTACAGTGAATGTCACCATAGTCAGTTCCCCTGTTTAGCAACCCAAAGGAGAAAAAGCTCTAAAAATTATAAAGGAAAATGGGTTGTAAAACTAATTGGCAGGGAGATCTGGAGTCTGTATGAGGTTATTCCCTTAAAACTAATTTTGACTTTATAAAATTTATGGTATTTCAAGATGAAAGTGTTCCTTTAACAATTTTATATAACACTAAATGGAGCTGGCATTTTATAGAACATAGAAAATCTTGTACAGCTTAAATCTGAATAAGAATTTTGATGTTACCTGTATTGTGGAACACTTCCAGTTCAGAAGTTTCTGCTCCTAAACAGGGATTATATCAGAATGACAGTGACAcgcagttttttgggggggttttcaAACTACTTCAGTGACTGTGATCAAAGACATTGTCACTGACAGGAACAGTCCTGGATTTTTTCTGCTTTCTCCGCAGCGAATGGAAAGAGAATATGCTTGTCTTTGTACCATGGGAAAGCCTAAAGTTGCCTTTAGAGAGAGCATAACAAAACCTGTACTGTAAGTATTCTTCTTATCCAGCATAATACACCAAATTAGCCAAGCACTGAGACATTTTATTATATCTTCATCACAACATTTACACTACAGAAAAGAAATacataacatttattttgatttgtttggGCATGAAGTAAAATACACATGGAAGGAATAGAGGGTTTCACTGAGTGGGTAAGGATATTGTTCATCACTTAGTCTGTCTATACACCTGTCTGCTTATATGACTTCTCCATCACCATAGCTTCTGAGATTCTATTATTGCCATACTGGATATACTTCTAGTCCTGCTCTGCATGTTTTGGCTGACAGCTGTTCTTTATTACTTTAACTCCATGCTGTGGATGCCAAAGAACTTGCATTTGCCAAGGAATAATTTCCTGTGGATAAAAAATACATAATGTACTGGAGAAGACTGGAAATTTTCTTAGACCAATACTGAACTAGAATACCAATTGCTgtttaagaaacaaaaacaagtgCAGGactgcaaaagaaacaaaaactgtGCTTTGTACTGCAGTTAGTTGGCTAATTCCTTTCAGGACCTTCCCTCCCTACAGATGACTAAAGTATGGTATGTGTTGTTCACAAGATGCAAATATTAATGAAGATAAAGTGGGTGTCTGAATGGTAATATTTGTAATGGGAGGGGAATCTCGTGTTATCTGTGAATGATTTTACACTAAACAGTATCTAAAGCTTTGAGTCTAAAACTTTTTccttaaatgcaaattattttctttgtaaaaaaGATTTACCTGAGACACTGTACTGTGTAGTAAGATGGTGCCAGGTGTAAGATAGTGCCATTTTGGAAATCTAAGGTGATGCTGCCAGTGCCATGCCCAGTGTGGAGGGCAGCTCCATGGCCTGATCCAACAGCTCTTTGTGGACCTTGCCCTCATGCTGGTTGGGCACACTACTTTCATTCCTCCAGGCTATGGAGGACTTAACCCCTCCCACATGTCTCTGGTCATcttgggtacgtccagactacccgccatatcggcgggtagcgatcaatttatcggggatcgatatatcgcgtctcgttaagacgctaTATAttgatccctgaacgcgctccccatcgactccggaactccaccggagcgagcggcggtagcggagtcgacgggggagccgtggccatcgatcctgcgccgtgaggacgggaggtaagtcggaataagatatgttgacttcagctatggtattcccgtagctgaagttgcgtatcttacatcgagaccaccaccaccccaccccaccccaagtgtagaccaggcccttcTGTGCCCAAATTGCTCCAACACATGAGCATTTTGGTCCCTGTGAGGGTGTTTAAGCAGATTCAGATGTTTTTTGGCTCCTCTTCTTGTCCCCTTCAGACATGGCCAGAAAGGAGAATGGGTTCACCCTAGCAATAATTTCCCCTTGATGGAGAGGTCTGAGAGCAGCTGCTCAAAGAACCTCCTCCATCTCACAGGAACGGCCCAGGAATTTCACCCTTTTCTCTTTAGTTTTTGTAGTCAATTAGAATTATAACCAAAGAATTTAAGATCCCTGAAGCTCTGACATAAGCGGAGACCCTTGGTCTGCTACCTGCATACAAATGAAGGCAGAGTACTCTGGAGAATGCAAGGTGGAAGGGGTCGTCTAGCCCTGTTATGCAGCCAATCTACTGGTCCAAGCATCAGGGTGAAGGGGGAACACGTCACTGTCAGTCTGTCTAACGTGGTGGGTTCTAGAAAGACAATTCATAGGTGGTAATCTAATTTTCCCTTTTGCTTGACAATAAAACTTTTACCTGTGAAACAATATCATGAAGTAGGACCGTGTAGTCAAATTCCAAGTAATCATCGTTTCTTTTCTGGAACCAACATAAAGACAAGACAATAAGGACTGATATTTAAGTTACcttttcattaataaaaacaGTCATTTAGTTGTACTTGGCAGCAATAAAATGTCCAAAATGTTACAAAAGAGTAATGAATAAAACAGATGAAATTTAGTTTTGCTCTATGCTGCACTTCATTTAACCACAAAATAACATCTGAAAGACAGAACACAAAGTTTAACTCCACACTGATTGCTCAAACAGCTCTGTTTATAAAGTCAGGCATGACTAATGTAATGTTCTCTTTCAAGGGAAATACTGGGTTTATTTTCCAAAACAACTTAACTTTTTTAGTGTTGACTCATTTTCCATTTACTTATGTTACTATAGAGACTCTTTGCTTTGGTTGTGTGTTTAGATTTTTGTGACTGTGAATAATTTAGGGTTTGGGCAAAGAAGCCGAGTAGAGCAATTGGTCATTTAAGAAAATCCAAAGTTACATGGGAATTGTAAACAGCAGAAACTAGTACATATTTTAGGGAAAGCAAATCTTGCTACAAAAATACCTGATTTGGGAAACTAGCAGCAGCAATCAGTTGGATTAGTCCTCCAACCACTGAAACTGCTGTTCATAATATAATCTTGGATGGGAGAACACTGCCAGATGGAATCCCATAGAAGTTAGTTCTGTTTCTGTTGATACTAAACACTATTACTATACATCTTGTTTCAAGCGTAGCAAATGTTTGCATGTGCCATTGTCCAGTCAGTTGGGGCAATTAATCATTATGTCCATAATATATGAATATTTCAAGGCCAGATCTAATCTGAAAGGTGTTGGAATTCAGAGAAATTGTATCCTTTTGCATAAATGTTGGGTATAGGTGTTTGAACTTTACCATGCAGAGATATGAAAAAATTGTTCCCTTGGGTGAAGAGgttagagcagggatgggcaaactttttggcccaagggccacatctgggtagggaaattgtatggcgggccatgaatatTCACGAAAttcggggttggggtgcgggagcaggtgagggctctgggctgaggctggggatgaggggttggggataTAGGACGgttctccaggctgggaccaaggggtttggagggcaggagggggatcagagctggggcagggggttggggcgtgggagggggccaggctctgggcggcgcttacctcaagcagcttccagaagcagcaacatgtcccccccctccagctcctatgtggaggcacagccaggcagctctgcatgctgccctgtccgcaggcgccgccccgtagcttccattggccatggttcctggccaatgggagctatggggacTGAGCGTGGGACGGGGGCAGTGTGCGgcgtcccctggctgcccctacgtataggagctggagtggggacatgctgctgctgcttctgggagccgcacagagcggggcaagcccccgacctaggcaggagcttgagggccaaattaaaacatctggagggctggatgcagcccttgggccatagtttgcccgcccctgggttAGAGGAAACAGGGGGATGTAGCTTCCCAACTCCAGGGATCTGTGAGAAAGGGAACTCCCTCATTGCTGTTCCTATGGCCTGTCATCAGCCTCTAAACCCCATCCCTACAGCACATGCATTCCTGCAGGTTTCCAAGGAAGAGGGAAATGATACTTTGGTGTTGGCATTCCACACACTCAATAAGGATCTCCTCTTCTTGCAAGAAGACAATAGGGCCCCAGTCTCTCTTACTCCTTCTGTACAGATGTGTTTTTGCACCTAAGAACGGTGAAtagagtgggatttttcaaaaagtgCCTAAATGAGTTAGGAGCgcaaatcccactgatttcaagatCTCAAGTCTGTAAGGTATGCTAACAAGGAAAATAACTTTGAAATGAAATTATGTTAATAGGGTGAGACATGCCAGGCACTGCAGGAAGTTTCACCATGGTAACATGTTATAAGAGATGGGTGTGGACAGCAGAATACACAAAAACAGACTAAAATCTAAGGATAAGTGAAACCTCATAATTCCAATTACCAATAATTTATCTTAGCTTTGTATGAAAGGAACACAGCACAGATCTGAAATTTAATCTAATTTAAGTGTTATATGGTGTCTGCTTTTCCCTGTTCTAAAATTTATCTGTTGCAGACAGTTGTGTTAAAATCCACACATGATCCACTCCTGCTCCAAAGCAGCCACCAGAGGGAGAAAAGCTAATTAACAAATTCTGTTCCCAGAATGATATGAACACCACTGAAGTGATGATGCTCAGATGATGAGTCTTTATCCCCATTCTGTGACAGTTTTTCATTCCCAAAGTGAGTTTGTGACTCTGTGTTCCTTTCACACGCACAACCTCAGCTGAGTTAATTGCACATATTGAATGTCCGAAACTGGGCTTTGAAAATATATGATGGCCCTTTAGTTGTTTAGATTACAACAGCATGATCCTAAATGATGTGTCAGTTGTGGTTACTCTGAATGTCAGGTCCTATTCTGTGTTTCAGTGTCCAGGATTAATATGTTTGAATTGTAAATTGTCTCACTGTAATTGCAAAAGAAAATCCATATTTCTTCTCAGCAAGTAGATAATAGAAGTAGGGAGTCTTCACTTACCTAAACACCATCTATGGTTTTCCTAAAGAAACTTATACTCAGACAAGTTGAAGTCTCTTTCTGGTAAGAAACCCACAGGGTCTTTTGGCTGTGGCAGATGGGTTACTTTTGACTAATTTGAAAAGCTATAATTTGTTTGGCAGCTACAGGCCATGTACTCCTGAATGGTTTAGGGCACATCAAGATCAATTCAGTAAGAAGAAATTTTCAATGGACAATCAGACAGAGtaataaagataaaacatgaaATAATGTTTACATGTTTTGGCCCTTCCCTTAGGGACCATCACCTTGCTTTTcatgcattttattttcttgtcaAACTTAATCAGTGATCACTATACCATATAATTCTGTGAACATTAACTAGCTAATAATGTACTGCTTTAGCCAGCTGGATGGCTGCTTCTGCAGCAGAAGTAATTATTATATGAATCATATTAATAATGGCCCTCTTTCAGTTTTAAGAGAGAAGAATTCAGAGGGCATTTCCCAACTACAGGTATATAACTCTTTCAAGGTATGAGCTGCTTCAGTATTCTTTTAAGACACGTGCTTTAGTGAAATGAAACATACAGAAATTAATAAAAGCAAATATAGCAAGAGCAAGGTTAAAAAAGGTAATATTTGGTGATATGAAATTAAGAATTAAACAGAGACTTGATCCTATCTTTGAATATCCTTTTAGGTAAATTAACAATTGTTGAAGACTGGAGTGTTACAAACTAGTACAAACATAGATGGATTTTGATCTTATTGGAGTTGAGATGCAGCCCATTGCTATTTGGCCAAACTCAGATAGCATAGAGATGTCAAACAATATTACTGTGACTGATTGTGAGACTGTAGTGTAGACTAAAAGATAAAGGAAAGTATTTTGATATTGTGCAGATGTAAGACTACTGTAAATTGGACTTAGAGAATATAAATGAAGGAAAGAAAAGTAATAGAAAACCCAATCAAATGAAGTGATTAGACCAGAAAAAATGTCAAAAGACTTGTAACTAATAAACTTGCAATACTGTTGTCACCGAGAAACTGTATGAGAAATGgagcaaaattaaattaatgaagacaAGACCTAGGAGAACACTCCAATCATCAAGTAGGCGCATTGTTTTGCTAcagcagaaaaaatatttaattggtTAAAAGTGTAACAGACAAAAATTCATAGGAATGGTTTAAAATAGAAATCTTTGTAATTACTTTTGCTTTGACTCAATCCTAGAGGTATGCTTTTCACATGAGGGGTATGGATTACAGGTGTAGGTTGGCCTGTGCCATAAAGCAGCTCTATTTTCTGCCCGGAGCATGTCCTTTGACATACTAACTGTTTGGGAGGGACTAGGACTCCTTTATAGATGCACTCTTTGATAGTGATATCTAATTGCATCCATTGTATGAGTGCTCCTGTAACATGGTCTATAAAACATGCAATCACATGAACATGCATGAATTCAGAAATGGGGACACTGAATATTAAATTCCAGAAACACCTTGTACTAATACCATGATTGTGGAGTAAATACCTAGTGAGAGCAAGCTATCCTGTTATGTTCAgtgtcctgaatttttttttagtattgaTATATAAATGCATATCAACTTTGAGGTGCAAAGGATAGAGAGAATAAGGAATAGGTCAGTCAGTATGTACATATTTCAAACATATTTTATACCCTAATCAGGGTAGGACATTGCCTACACCATTTTGTGAATGGTGAGCAAAGAACCCATTTGAAATCTTGATATTGTCCAAATCTCAGTCGGATTCACAGAATCTGTTCCATTGTAGACCTTAAATCTAAATGTATATGTTTCTACTTATCCTTCAGCAATCTATAGTTTTAACAATGGAGTATCCTTACATAGCAGCTTCTCTGAATTTATTCCTAATTATTATCATCCCAGTGCATTGATTAGGTGCATTACTTACCACCTGCTTGACATCTCTGATTTGAATCAAATTGTACAATGTATTTTCAGTGGAGTTCTGCCATATTATATAACCACAGGCCACCCGGGCTAGATTGCTGATGGGCTCCATTTCTGGGGACATGTTGCCATAATTGTCTGAGAACCAAAGCAAATAATCTGTATTAAATGTGTGAAAATCTGAAATTGAAACTCATTCAATCTCACCCTAGTAGGTAGGATACTGGActaggaatcaggagacctgggttctattcctggctctactgcagacctgctgtgtgaccttgggaaaaggTCTGTTTCTCCTTCTATCCTTTGTTTGGCTTTtctatttagatggtaaactGTTCAGAACAGGGATTATCTATTACAGTGTTTAAGTACAGAGCCTTGCACAATGAGGGCCCGGTCTCAGTTGGAGCCTCCAGTAGCTATTATAATGCTAACAGTGATGAGCCGTAAGTTTTTAAAGCAAAGCAATTAGCCTAATAAGTATTCAGGGaaagagcaattaaaaaaaaaaaattgagtcaaTCTCAGCACATTCAAAACTAATGAATGCTCACTGCTGCTATGCTTGACACTAACGTTTGAATGAAGAAGGTGAAGGTTTCTGCCAAAATCCCTTCCCTCATCTTCATACCTGGAATATTTTGTGCAACCAACGGTTCTTGAAGGCTCTTGATTCTGTTGTAAAATTCGTTATCTGCTTCATCTGTGTTCTTCCCAAATTCTCCTTCCACTGTAAAATGCACTTGTGGCGCAGTACGTTGGTTGCTCAGAAGATAAAGAATTTCAGCAGTGCAGTTAATGGCATTGTCCTGTTACAGAAATAGTTACATGGATTTAATCCATTTTAATAAAGTAAAATAGACAGTTAATACGTAGAAAACTCCACAATGCATCTATTTTACTGTTTATGTATTAGCCATTTTTTCTGCAAGTCTGATGTGTGAGAGTATGTGCAGACTATTTCATTAAGATTAAAGCAGGGTCAAAATCTTAATTACCCTTAAAATATATTCACAAACTTTCTGTGTAGTTTATATAGAACATGTCAAAGCTATATATTTAGTGATGgtgtttttcccttttatatcAATTTGACACAGTATTCTGCTTGTTATTTAGCTAGAGAAATATATTCAAATTAGGTCTGCAAATTGAAGATATGATCTAACTCACAGGGGATGACACTAAGACATCCTTGTTTTTAATATGCTAATTGCCTCTCTCAACAAATTGCCATACCATGGTATTATACAGCAAAAAGTGACTTTTCAGGGCTTTCATGGTGCCAAAACTGGCTGTTTCTTCTTTTGGTTAAATCCAGCCCTATGGCCTGATTAGCAATGAAGGGAGCTCTGAAATTTGTGTATTGTGCTCCAATTTTACAACCAGATAACTTTCAAATAATTATTTACTGGTACAGTCTACAAGCCCCAACAGAGAGCAGGGCTCCATTATGCTATGTGCTGTCTACATGTATAATTAAAAGATGATTCTTGCCCTAAAGAATTCACAATTTAAGTATATAAAGCAGTACTCGCCTTGTGGAGGATATCTTCCAGTGA
This genomic interval from Malaclemys terrapin pileata isolate rMalTer1 chromosome 9, rMalTer1.hap1, whole genome shotgun sequence contains the following:
- the LXN gene encoding latexin; the protein is MEIPPSHYPATRAAAVAVNYINYQHGSPSKIFMVQKVTKASREDIADVGHKYHLKFSLEDILHKDNAINCTAEILYLLSNQRTAPQVHFTVEGEFGKNTDEADNEFYNRIKSLQEPLVAQNIPDNYGNMSPEMEPISNLARVACGYIIWQNSTENTLYNLIQIRDVKQVKRNDDYLEFDYTVLLHDIVSQEIIPWQMQVLWHPQHGVKVIKNSCQPKHAEQD